From the genome of Fundulus heteroclitus isolate FHET01 chromosome 9, MU-UCD_Fhet_4.1, whole genome shotgun sequence, one region includes:
- the LOC105938314 gene encoding mediator of RNA polymerase II transcription subunit 26: MTAATATPRVMRDRLLQAIDGQSNIRNMMVVVEVISSLEKYPVTTEVLEETRLGKLINDIRKKTKNEDLAKRAKRLLRNWQRLIDPAEGGLLGKGLAGASWSSKGGAPPCSSPPAAPAALSKTGPELKARSDFNNCSPKLEQIGNRKRRCDLKEGHLLPTKKPKPTRHDAVQHSKQLPSTGLGGRFKFPANIHTQQPLDRGTSNPLDSNVANKVPVHAVKARPSASVHSKPPSTVEQVGWDKPASGGQHQPRGPRFPLQLPENPKQEAVVKKAVSKTQSGAGPGAEVSVRTDRSGSAHLEPRSRTTSNSRCESVSLVDEDAANDAGRKKRQKHGAKDYVLNLDGPIREDSGSPARLKERRITFDPSTGQIKRACPKDSPGKQEVSGLQSSEPSKQSQPAPPPPLPPPSPFQQTDWKELSRSEIIQSYLSQQSNILSSSGLHTPTAHVSSSVTETRILASKRPAKELPGVGREISSADLKRLQGQRWSGVNGCYDTQGNWYDWTECISLDPHGDDSRLNILPYVCLD; the protein is encoded by the exons ATACGCaacatgatggtggtggtggaagTGATTTCCAGTCTGGAGAAATACCCCGTCACCACAGAGGTCCTGGAG GAGACACGCCTTGGGAAGCTGATTAACGACATCCGGAAAAAGACCAAGAACGAGGACCTTGCGAAAAGAGCCAAGAGGCTCCTTCGGAACTGGCAGAGACTAATCGACCCGGCGGAGGGGGGCTTGCTCGGCAAAGGACTCGCTGGTGCATCATGGTCTTCCAAAGGTGGCGCTCCTCCCTGCTCCTCCCCACCAGCAGCTCCCGCGGCTTTGAGTAAAACGGGCCCAGAGTTAAAGGCCAGAAGTGACTTCAACAACTGCTCTCCGAAGCTCGAGCAGATCGGCAACAGGAAACGTCGGTGCGACTTGAAAGAGGGTCATCTCCTGCCGACAAAGAAACCCAAACCCACTCGCCATGACGCAGTGCAACACTCCAAACAGCTCCCCTCCACTGGATTAGGGGGAcgttttaaatttcctgcaaaTATTCACACACAGCAACCGCTAGACAGGGGAACATCGAACCCTTTGGACAGTAACGTGGCAAATAAAGTCCCTGTTCATGCTGTCAAAGCTCGCCCGAGTGCCTCTGTGCACAGCAAGCCTCCTAGCACCGTCGAGCAAGTTGGATGGGACAAACCTGCCTCCGGGGGGCAGCATCAACCCAGGGGCCCTCGCTTTCCGTTGCAGCTTCCCGAGAATCCGAAGCAAGAAGCTGTGGTTAAAAAGGCGGTTTCCAAAACACAAAGCGGCGCCGGTCCAGGCGCGGAGGTCAGTGTTCGGACAGACCGTTCAGGGTCTGCACATCTGGAGCCTCGTAGCAGGACTACCAGCAACTCCAGGTGTGAGTCTGTCAGTTTGGTTGATGAGGATGCTGCTAACGATGCTgggagaaagaaaagacaaaaacacgGGGCTAAAGATTACGTTCTGAACCTAGACGGGCCAATCAGAGAAGACAGCGGCAGCCCGGCGAGGTTAAAAGAAAGACGGATAACGTTCGACCCATCAACAGGACAAATTAAACGCGCCTGCCCCAAAGATTCTCCTGGAAAGCAGGAAGTCTCTGGACTACAGTCGTCAGAACCGTCGAAGCAGAGTCaacccgctcctcctcctcctcttcctcctcccagtccctttcagcagacagactggAAAGAGCTGTCAAGGAGTGAGATAATCCAGTCGTACCTCAGCCAGCAGAGCAACATCCTGTCGTCGTCCGGGCTCCACACACCGACGGCCCACGTGAGCAGCAGCGTCACCGAAACCCGCATTCTGGCATCGAAACGTCCCGCCAAGGAGTTACCCGGAGTGGGCAGAGAAATCAGCAGCGCCGACCTGAAGCGGCTGCAGGGGCAGCGCTGGTCCGGAGTGAACGGATGCTACGACACGCAGGGTAACTGGTACGACTGGACGGAGTGCATCTCTCTAGATCCACACGGAGACGACAGCAGACTGAACATATTGCCGTACGTCTGTCTGGACTAG